The Methylomonas montana genome has a window encoding:
- a CDS encoding integration host factor subunit beta, which translates to MTKSQLIEHISLKLPHLQQRDVEMAINITIEVMTQHLAQGQRIEIRGFGGFSGIQRAARMGRNPKTGEQVSLPIRHSTHFKPGLDLRERVERSRAAVPINGD; encoded by the coding sequence ATGACTAAATCCCAACTCATCGAACACATCAGCCTTAAATTGCCCCATTTACAGCAACGCGATGTCGAAATGGCGATCAACATCACCATCGAGGTGATGACCCAGCATTTGGCACAAGGCCAGCGTATTGAAATTCGTGGTTTCGGTGGCTTCTCGGGGATTCAACGAGCCGCCCGGATGGGGCGTAACCCCAAGACAGGCGAACAAGTGAGCTTGCCCATTCGGCATTCCACCCATTTCAAGCCGGGACTGGATTTACGTGAGCGAGTCGAACGTTCGAGAGCAGCGGTACCCATAAATGGTGATTAG